ACTTTCTGTTCCAGTGATACCGAAAGGCCCCCAGGGGCCGCGAAAGGAAGAAAAGCCATGACCCAAGACGCGGGGCACGATCATCTCGGAGATCCCCTGGCCGGACCGGTGCGGGAGGGCAAGGCCTTCGTCCGTCGCGAGGGAGACTCGGGGCTGGGCGTCCCCGAATTCGAGGCGCTCCACGCCCGGACGCTTTCGACCGAAGAGACGGAGGCCCACGGAAGGGCCCGCGACGACGAGGCGGCCCGGGAGGCCGAAGAGATCCTGGCCGACCTCGAAGAGGACGAAGGCTGGCTCCTGCCCCGTTCGCTGAGGAACCTGGCCATGGGGATTCTCGTTGTCGTCGAGGCCCTGCTGGGCCTCTTCGTGACCACCCAGGCCGTCCGTTTTCTGGCCGACCTGGCCGCTCTGCCCCGTGCCTACCTCTATCCGGCCGTCGCTTTTGCCCTTCTTTTCGGCTCCGTCCTCGTCGTCGCCTTCGTCGCCCTTCTTCGGACCCTCTTCCGCCTGCACCGGGCCCCTCGCATACGTCTTCAGGCCCTCCGCGCCCTTGCCGAACGGCGCGATCTCCGGCAGGTAGCCCGTCACAGGGAAGAAGAGGCCCGCAGGAAGCTCCGGGCCTACCTGAAGACCTTTCCCCTGGAAGGGAGGGGGCGAAGGCGGCTCCTGGCGGCGGGCCTTCCCGAGTCGGTTTTGTCCCGTCTCGAGGAGCAGCGACGTCGCCTTCTCGACGAGAGCCGCCCCCTCAAGGCCGCCGACTGGATCGACGACTTCATGCGAGGTTTTCAGAAGCTCCTCGACGAGGCCGCCGAGGCCCGCGTCAAAAGCCACGCCAGGCGGGTGGCCGTCGGCACGGCGGCCTCTCCCGTCGGCATCGTCGATCAGGCCGTCGTCCTCTTCGGCTGCACGGCCATGGCCAAAGACCTCTTCGTCCTCTACAACCTGCGTCCCGCCGCCGGGCAGACGGCCCTCGTCCTGGGCCGCAGCATCGTTCACACCTACCTGAGCGGCCTGGCCGGAGAGGCGACGGAAAAGGCGGCCGACACCTTCCTCGGCTCTGCCGAGGCGGCCGACGAAGGGCTCGGTGCCCTCACGGGCACCCTGGGCAAGGCCCTCAGCGCCAGGGCGGCCGAGGCGAGCCTCAATGCCCTCCTCCTCTGGCGTCTGGGCAAGAGGATCATCGGCCTTCTCCAGCCGGTGCGCTGACTCTGCTTCTTGGGCACAAGTGCCGGTCTTTGTGGAGGGATGTCCTTGGCGTCGAGTTGAGCGTCCACTTCAATGATATTTTATTAATCATAAAAACTATTTTGCGAGGTAAATTGACGATGGATATTTTCGATATTCGTAATATTGAAATTAGAGATTTAGATTCGTATTTTTATTGGAAAAAATCATGTCATGAACACAATGAATTGAATGGTCCATATTACAAGAGAGATAATGACGAAGATTTGAGAATTAATATTGAGAATATTCGTAAAAAACTAAAAAATGGCATCACGAGTCCAATGGATGATAAAAGGGTAATTGTGTTCAAGGACAGTGACAAACTAGTTGGAGAAGTGAATTGGTATTGGAAGTCAAGAGAAACATATTGGATGGAAATTGGAATAGTTATATTTGATAAGTTCAATTGGGGAAAAGGATATGGAATTAATATATTGAAAAAATGGATAGATATGGTATTTGATGAGCACCCTGAAATAATAAGAATAGGCTTGTCAACATGGTCTGGGAATTTCGGCATGATAAAATTAGCAGAAAAAATAGGCATGACTAGAGAAGCGGTATATAGAAAAGCTAGAATCGTAAATGGTGAATATTATGACTCGATAAGCTATGGTTTGTTAAGGGAAGAACTGGTTAAGCTTGCAAAATAATTTAATATAGCAATCGCGCCAAGTTTACAGAATTTTTATGCATATTATGTGCATAAATGTTAATGAATGTTTTATGTCTTGGGTGGCGCGATATATGGCTACCTCTGATTCTATTTTATAGTTAATGTCTATGATGTGTAGATTTTTTATTCCGAAAGGATGTGTAAAAATGAAAAGCATAAATAGCTTTGTGATAGACGATCTTGACGAATCGGACATATTTTTTGTCAAAAATCTTATATAGCAATATATAAAGTGGATAAACATTGACTTGTCGTTTCAAGGCATTGATTACGAGCTAGATAATTTCCCTGGCAAATACATAAAACCTAATAGAGCCTTTTTAGTGGCAAAAGTGGATAATATGGCAATTGGATGTGTTGGATTGAGGAAAATAGATAATGACACGTGTGAAATGAAGAGGTTATATGTAAGCAATGAATATAAGGGAAAAGGGATCGGCAAGGCATTAGTAGAGAAAATAATAATGAAAGCAAAAAATATGAATTATATTAAAATAAGACTAGATACATTGCCGAAAATGAAAACTGCCCAAGAACTATATAAAAATTTTGGTTTTTATGAAATAGAACAATACACAGAAAATCCAATAATAGGGACTAAATTTATGGAAAAATTATTAAAATAGAAACTTGGATTTAAATTTTTTAATGTTTTATGTCAGGCGATTTCTACGCTATTGTATTCATCGGATAAGAAATAATTTATAACATCAGATGGAGGACAAATGGATAATAAAACCCTTAATGAAAGCATTGCCAGGGCTATGGATTGTGATAATCTGGAATTGGTTTACTATTTGCCTTATATTTTGCAAGATTTCGTAGAAATGGGTTCATCCGCTGAAGATATTCTGAAAATAGTAGTTGAAAATATTAAGTGTCATGATGAATTAAAAATTCTTGATCTTGGCTGCGGAAAGGGTTCCGTGCTCTGTAAACTCTCAGAAGAGCTTCGTTGTGAGTGCGTAGGAATTGATGGGGTTCCTGAATTTATTCAATATGCAAGAAATCTTGCTACGGAAAAGAATTTAAGCAAATGCGTCTTTGTTGTGGGGGATATCAGAGAAGAAGTAGCTTGTTTGTCTGAATATGATGTCATAATTCTAGGATCTATCGGATCAGTATTTGGAAATCATGTTGAAACCATGGAGAAGTTAAAGCCTGTATTGGCAACGGAAGGAATAATTGTGCTCGATGATGGATATATAAAAGATAATTGTGAGTGTGATAATGGATTTATGAAAAGAAGAAGTGATATAATGGGAGACATAGATGATTCAGGGATGGAAATAAAGAGAGAATATATTTGGAATCAAAAAGATTATTCACTAAAGCACGAGAAAGAATATCAATTTATCGAGAAAAGATGCAACGAATTAATTGAGTTGCATCCTGAGAAACGAAATATGTTTGAGAATTATATTAAAAAACAAAAAGAAGAATATAACGTCATCGAAAACGACATGATATGTTCTGCGATGATTGTTTCTCGAAAAGCAACCGATCGAAATTCAAAAGCCTAGGATCTGCCCGTAGCCGAATCCGTACGTCTATGGCCCGGCCGAAAGGCCGGGCCATAGACGTACGGACCGAATCGTTATCGATGCCCTGTCTACTTCTCGATCGTTGCCTCGTGATATTCGTGCGAGCCGATACGGCTCGTGCGGAAGCCCTCGAGGGTCTTGGCGGCGCCGATGATCTTCGTCTCGTTGTAGAGAGCGATGATCGGGACGTCCTTGATGAAGAAGTCGTTCACCGCGGCGCGGCGCTCGTCGCGCCGTTCGCCCTCGGGCGTGCCGGCGTACAGGTCATAGGCCGCATCGTACTCCGGGTTTTTGTAGTTCGACCAGTTGCTGCTCGACGTCGAATAGAGCAGCCTCTTGTACACCTGATCCGCGTGGGCCGAGACGAGGTTGAAGAAGTCCAGGATCATGTCGAAATCGTCGCCGGCCTTGAGGCGCGAAAAGGTCGTGTTCGGATCTTGCACGACGATCGAGAGATCGATGCCGACCTTTGAGAGCTGGTTCTGCAGGACCTGCGAAATCTCCGTGTTCGTCTGGTTCGAATCCGTCCAGATCGTCATCTTGAAACCGTCGGGATAGCCGGCCTCGGCGAGGAGCTTTTTGGCTGCCTCCGGGTCGTATCGGTAGTCCTCCTGTACGGCGTACTCCTTGGCGCTTTCGGGGATGGTCGAGTTCACGGCCTTGCCGTAGCCGTAGAGGAAGGCGTCGATGATGATCTGCTTGTCGATCGCGCTCTGGATGGCCTTGCGGACGAGCCTGTTGCCGAGCGGGCCGCTGGAGCCGCTGTTCAGGTTCAGCGTGACGATCTTCATCGAGTCGCTCGTGATGATTTTGAGGTTTCTGTCCCCTTCGATGCGGGAAACGCTGCTCGCGGGGATCTCGTACGCCACGTCGACCTCGCCCGTCTCGAGAAGGATGAGGCGCTGTGCGGCTTCCGGCACGATTCGGAGCGTCAGGAGTTTTGTCTTGGCGGGCGTGCCGCGGTAATCGTCGAAGCGTTCAAGCGTGTAGTAGTCGCCCTCTTTGAACTCCTTCAGTTTGTAGGGGCCGGTGCCGACCGGCTTCTGCGCGAAGGCCTTCGGGTCCGCCGTGTAGACGTCCTTCGGCAGCACGGCGGCGTAAGGGACGGCGAGCAGGTTGACGAGCGGAGGGTTCGGAGCCTTCAGACGGATGACGACGGTCGCGTCGTCGACGATGTCCGTTCCGACGTAATTGCCTGCGAAGAGGGAGCCGCGCTCGTTGATGTGGTCCATGGAGAAGGCGACGTCCTCCGGCGTCATTGCGGCGCCGTTGTGGAACGTGATGCCTTTTTTGATCTTCACCTCGAGCGACGTGTCGTCGAGCCACCGGTAGCTCTCGGCGAGGTCGCAGATGACGTTCATGTCCTCGTCGAAGGTGAAGAGCGAGTCGAACATGTTGTTGGTCAACGCGCAGGCGCGCTCCTGGATGCCGATGGAGATGTCCATGGTCGTCAGGTCGTTCCCCTGACAGTAGACGATCTCGTCTTTGTACGCGGCGGCGGCGCCCGCGCACGTGACCCCGAACAGGGCGACGACGGTGACGAATGACAGC
The DNA window shown above is from Aminithiophilus ramosus and carries:
- a CDS encoding DUF697 domain-containing protein, with translation MTQDAGHDHLGDPLAGPVREGKAFVRREGDSGLGVPEFEALHARTLSTEETEAHGRARDDEAAREAEEILADLEEDEGWLLPRSLRNLAMGILVVVEALLGLFVTTQAVRFLADLAALPRAYLYPAVAFALLFGSVLVVAFVALLRTLFRLHRAPRIRLQALRALAERRDLRQVARHREEEARRKLRAYLKTFPLEGRGRRRLLAAGLPESVLSRLEEQRRRLLDESRPLKAADWIDDFMRGFQKLLDEAAEARVKSHARRVAVGTAASPVGIVDQAVVLFGCTAMAKDLFVLYNLRPAAGQTALVLGRSIVHTYLSGLAGEATEKAADTFLGSAEAADEGLGALTGTLGKALSARAAEASLNALLLWRLGKRIIGLLQPVR
- a CDS encoding GNAT family N-acetyltransferase, with the protein product MDIFDIRNIEIRDLDSYFYWKKSCHEHNELNGPYYKRDNDEDLRINIENIRKKLKNGITSPMDDKRVIVFKDSDKLVGEVNWYWKSRETYWMEIGIVIFDKFNWGKGYGINILKKWIDMVFDEHPEIIRIGLSTWSGNFGMIKLAEKIGMTREAVYRKARIVNGEYYDSISYGLLREELVKLAK
- a CDS encoding GNAT family N-acetyltransferase, encoding MSFQGIDYELDNFPGKYIKPNRAFLVAKVDNMAIGCVGLRKIDNDTCEMKRLYVSNEYKGKGIGKALVEKIIMKAKNMNYIKIRLDTLPKMKTAQELYKNFGFYEIEQYTENPIIGTKFMEKLLK
- a CDS encoding class I SAM-dependent methyltransferase; translation: MDNKTLNESIARAMDCDNLELVYYLPYILQDFVEMGSSAEDILKIVVENIKCHDELKILDLGCGKGSVLCKLSEELRCECVGIDGVPEFIQYARNLATEKNLSKCVFVVGDIREEVACLSEYDVIILGSIGSVFGNHVETMEKLKPVLATEGIIVLDDGYIKDNCECDNGFMKRRSDIMGDIDDSGMEIKREYIWNQKDYSLKHEKEYQFIEKRCNELIELHPEKRNMFENYIKKQKEEYNVIENDMICSAMIVSRKATDRNSKA
- a CDS encoding ABC transporter substrate-binding protein, which gives rise to MKKYLLSFVTVVALFGVTCAGAAAAYKDEIVYCQGNDLTTMDISIGIQERACALTNNMFDSLFTFDEDMNVICDLAESYRWLDDTSLEVKIKKGITFHNGAAMTPEDVAFSMDHINERGSLFAGNYVGTDIVDDATVVIRLKAPNPPLVNLLAVPYAAVLPKDVYTADPKAFAQKPVGTGPYKLKEFKEGDYYTLERFDDYRGTPAKTKLLTLRIVPEAAQRLILLETGEVDVAYEIPASSVSRIEGDRNLKIITSDSMKIVTLNLNSGSSGPLGNRLVRKAIQSAIDKQIIIDAFLYGYGKAVNSTIPESAKEYAVQEDYRYDPEAAKKLLAEAGYPDGFKMTIWTDSNQTNTEISQVLQNQLSKVGIDLSIVVQDPNTTFSRLKAGDDFDMILDFFNLVSAHADQVYKRLLYSTSSSNWSNYKNPEYDAAYDLYAGTPEGERRDERRAAVNDFFIKDVPIIALYNETKIIGAAKTLEGFRTSRIGSHEYHEATIEK